DNA sequence from the candidate division WOR-3 bacterium genome:
ACCCTTCGGTCCGAGTATTCTCCCCAACTTGCTTATGTCGGACATAACATCCGGTGTTGCGATTATTATGTCAACATCGCTCCAACCGCCTTTTAGTTTCTCAATATACTCATCGAACCCGGAATAATCGGCTCCTGCTTCCTTTGCTTCCTGCTCTTTTTCACCCTTGGCAAGCACAAGAATTCGTTTGGTCTTTCCGGTTCCGTGGGGCAGATTGGAGAATCCGCGCACGAACTGGTCTGTTTTTTTAGGGTCAATCGCCAGTTTGATCGACAGATCGATTGATTCATCATATTTCGAATTCGCCGTTTCCTTAGCTTTTCGGATAGCTTCCTCGAGTGCATATTTTTTCGCTTCGACTTTTTGCCTGTTCGCTGTGTATCTTTTTGAACGTTTCATCAATCCTCCACCACTATGCCCATGCCTCTCGCAGTACCTTCAATTATTTTCATGCATTGCTCAATCGTCTCGCTGTTTAAGTCTTTCATTTTGCGCTGGGCAATTTCCTTTATCTGCGCACGGGTAACCTTGCCGACTTTCTCGCGGTTAGGAACCGGTGAGCCCTTGGCAATACCAGCGGCTTGTTTGAGCAACACGGCAGCAGGCGGGCTCTTGAGCAAATAGGAAAATGTTCGGTCATTGTATATGGTAACTACTGCAGGCACGATCAGCCCGGAGAGATTTTTCGTTTCCGCATTGAATGCTTTGCAGAAATCCATGATATTGACGCCGTGTTGACCGAGCGCAGGGCCAACCGGGGGAGCTGGTGTAGCACCGCCCGCTGGTATCTGCAGTTTAACTGTAGCGATAACTTTTTTTGCCATCTTTCTCCTTACAAACTCTTCAACTGGTGAAAGCCCAGTTCGATCGGAGTCGTCCGACCGAATATTACGACCAATACCTTGACCTTTTCCCGTTCGGGGAATATATCTTCAATGGTACCGATGAAATCCGTGAAAGGACCATCAGTTACGGCCACGCGTTCACCTTTGGCGAAGGGGATCTTCGTTACGACTTTTTCTTTTGATTCCTCCAACTGTTTGAGCAGTTCTTTGATTTCATCATCGCCAAGAGGTATTGGTTTCGTTTTTGAACCGAGGAAGTGAGTAACCCCCGAAATCGAATTGACGAGGCGTAATGTTTCATCATTGCCTTCCATTTCGATCACTATATAGCCTGGATAGAGGCGTTTTTCTTCGACCACTTTCTTGCCTTTTTTGATGCGCACTTGATTCTCGACAGGGAT
Encoded proteins:
- the rplA gene encoding 50S ribosomal protein L1, whose amino-acid sequence is MMKRSKRYTANRQKVEAKKYALEEAIRKAKETANSKYDESIDLSIKLAIDPKKTDQFVRGFSNLPHGTGKTKRILVLAKGEKEQEAKEAGADYSGFDEYIEKLKGGWSDVDIIIATPDVMSDISKLGRILGPKGLMPSPKAGTVTFEIAAQVKALKKGKVEFKTDKTGCVHIPVGRASFDDQKLHENVLVLMEDLLAAKPQTIKGNLIKSVTISSTMGPGITIDEKELLDRARKGGI
- the rplK gene encoding 50S ribosomal protein L11, whose product is MAKKVIATVKLQIPAGGATPAPPVGPALGQHGVNIMDFCKAFNAETKNLSGLIVPAVVTIYNDRTFSYLLKSPPAAVLLKQAAGIAKGSPVPNREKVGKVTRAQIKEIAQRKMKDLNSETIEQCMKIIEGTARGMGIVVED
- the nusG gene encoding transcription termination/antitermination protein NusG; its protein translation is MQWYVVHTLTGHEHKVKKILEKIIKDNNMEEAFGKIVIPVENQVRIKKGKKVVEEKRLYPGYIVIEMEGNDETLRLVNSISGVTHFLGSKTKPIPLGDDEIKELLKQLEESKEKVVTKIPFAKGERVAVTDGPFTDFIGTIEDIFPEREKVKVLVVIFGRTTPIELGFHQLKSL